From Apium graveolens cultivar Ventura unplaced genomic scaffold, ASM990537v1 ctg8024, whole genome shotgun sequence:
TGAAAGTTAAACGATTCATGAATAGACTGTATAAAATGATAATTTACAGTGGCGATGCAAAATGTCTGATAGCACGATGCGAAAATGAAAACTGGCTGTGGCATTCACGCCTTGGCCATGTCAATTTCAAGGCCATGAAGCTCATGTCCTCAACCAACATGGTACACGGGATGCCTGCTATCAATCAACCAGATGAAATTTGTACTGGCTGCCTTATGTCAAAACAGATCAGAAAGATGTTCCCAAATCAATCAAAGTTCTCAGCCACCATACCACTCGAATTGGTGCATGGAGATCTCTGTGGTCCAATTACACCTTGCACTCCTGGAGGTAATAAATATTTTTGTCTTAATTGATGATACAGTCGAGCTATGTGGACTTACCTTCTGAAAAATAAAAGTGAAACTCTTAATGCCTTCAAAAGATTTCGCATGTTGGTTGAAAATAGCCCAGGAAAGAGGATACGTACTTTCAGATCGGATAATGGTGGAGAATTTACCTCAAGGGACTTTACCCAGTATTGTGAGGAGGCTGGGATTAATCGCCACTTTTATGCCCCATACTCTCCGCAGCAAAACAGAGTAGTTGAACGGCGTAACAGAACCTTGATTGAGATGTCGCGAAGCTTACTCAAGGAAAAGAATATGCCAAACTACTTCTGGGGGGAGGCAATTAGACACTCAACTTATTTACTGAATAGACTTCCTACACGTGCAATTACGGGCATTACCCCTTATGAAGCTTGGTCGGAGAAAAAGCATCACGTAGATCATATCCGGGTGTTCGGTTGTTTGGCCCACATGAAGGAACCACATGTAAATCTAAAAAAACTCGATAACAGGAGCAGAGCTGTAATTCACCTAGTCAAGGAACCGGGCACAAAGGCGTACAGACTTTTTGATCCTGTCACAAAGAAAATTTATGTGAGTCGTGATGTCATCTTCGAAGAAATGAAAACATGGGACTGGTGCAAAGAAAATGATGTAAATAATGCAATCTGGAAATTTCTGTGTAGTTACAAATTATCGAGAGGAAAATGCCAACAACAATTTTGAAGAAGGGACACCAAGTTTCCAAGAAGCAAAAGTGGCTGATGAAAGTACAGACAGTGACCAGATATTGAGTTCGAGTACGTCGCCTCAAAATTCAGAAACAGAAGAAAGTGGAGACATAAGTGATCATAGTGAGCCAAACCTCAGTGTAACAAACTCCAGTTCCGAGGATGAGCAACCTATGAAATTCAAAACTCTTAGTGAAATATATGATTCTACTGAACCTGTCGAGCTGGAAGATGATGAACTGTATCTCATGGGAATAGATGAGCCAACCAATTTTTTCAAGAAGCAAAAGGAGACGAGTGGAAGAAGGCAATGCAAGTCGAATGGACGCTGTTGAAAGAAATGGCACATGGGAACTAACTGAATTGCCAAAGGGACGTAAAGCTATTGATCTCAAGTGGATTTATAAATTGAAACGAGATGTTGCTGGGaacatcataaaacacaaggctaGAATTGTAGCCAAAGGATACGTACAAAAGAAAGGGGTGGATTTCGATGAGGTATTCACCCTGTTACTCGTATTGAAACGATCAGGCTACTATTAGCACTTGCAGCAAAAGAAAATTGGGAGGTACACCACCTCGATGTAAAGACTGCATTCTTGAATGGGGAAATCAACGAGGAAGTGTTCGTTAAGCAGCCTGAGGGGTATGTTAAACGTGGAAGAGAGCACCTTGTTTATAAGCTCTTGAAGGCTCTATACGGACTACGACAAGCCCCAAGAGCCTGGTACTCAAAATTAAACAAGTGTCTGGAAGGATTAGGTTTTGTCAGATGTGCCTATGAACAAACTGTGTATACAAGGCACGTGGGAAAAGAAGTGCTAATCGTAGGCGTTTATGTCGATGATTTGCTGGTAACCGGCTCAAACACTGTCCAAATTAAAGAATTCAAGGAACAGATGGCTAAAAGCTTTGATATGAGCGATATGGGAAAACTCACATATTACCTGGGCATTGAAGTGAGCAAGGTAATGGGTACATTCAACTGAAGCAAACTGGATACGCAAAGAAGATTCTTAACAAGGCAGGAATGCTGTACTATAACTCAACTAAAATGCCAATACATCCCAAGGAGATTCTCAACAAAGATGAAGAAGGCATGCCAGTCGACTCTACTAATTTTAAAAGCATGATAGGCGGGCTGAGATATCTAGTTCAGACACGTCCTGATCTACCCTATTCAGCAGGCATTGTTAGCAGATTTATGGAGAGGCCCACACTGATGCATCAAAATGCAGTGAAACGTATCTTACGTTATGTCAAGGGAACGATGGATTTGGGTTTAGTCTACACAAAAGATGAGAAAAACAATGTGGTGATTGGGTACTCTGATAGTGACCTGCAGGAAATGTGGAGGACAGGAAAAGTACGGGGGGCATGATTTTCTACCTCACCAAAAGTCTGATAACATGGAATTCACAGAAACAAATGTGCGTTGCCCTTTCCTCGTGCGAAGGAGAATTCACGGCGGCAACAGCAGCCTCTTGTCAAGCAGTGTGGTTAAGGAAGCTGCTGTCTCAGATTACAGGATTATATATACAACCTGTGACATTGTTTATAGATAATAAGTCAGCCATCGACTTAGCAAAAAACCCTGTTTTTCATGGTAGAAGTAAGCATATCGACATCCGGTTTCATTTCATAAGAGAATGCATTGAAAATGGGGACATAATCGTGAAGCACATATGCTCAGACGAGCAGAGGGCAGACGTTAACTAAGGCACTAAACGCTGTCAGATTTGAACGAATGAGAGACTTAGGGGTCATTTGTTAACCCTGTACCATACCAAAAGTACTGGACGAGACTTGAATCACCTGTCCAGATTGTTTGATAAATTTTTATGTTAGCTTGATGAGCCAAGAATTTAGCTGGATGACTCATTCAAAAAAATATAGCTCGATGGTTCATATAACTAGGATATAGTAAGTTTTATCAGGTGATATCAAGCCACTAGATcataatacaaa
This genomic window contains:
- the LOC141704579 gene encoding uncharacterized protein LOC141704579, with the translated sequence MLINEERVRLNLNQDDKGKHVESNLWYLDNGASNHMTGEYSKFDKLDESIVGQVKFGDGSVVQIKGKGSITLRCKNGEDRKLKEVYYIPSLRSNIISLGQLAEEGYNVMIRGEFLWVRDLQGNLLMKVKRFMNRLYKMIIYSGDAKCLIARCENENWLWHSRLGHVNFKAMKLMSSTNMVHGMPAINQPDEICTGCLMSKQIRKMFPNQSKFSATIPLELVHGDLCGPITPCTPGVTNYREENANNNFEEGTPSFQEAKVADESTDSDQILSSSTSPQNSETEESGDISDHSEPNLSVTNSSSEDEQPMKFKTLSEIYDSTEPVELEDDELYLMGIDEPTNFFKKQKETSGRRLLLALAAKENWEVHHLDVKTAFLNGEINEEVFVKQPEGYVKRGREHLVYKLLKALYGLRQAPRAWYSKLNKCLEGLGFVRCAYEQTVYTRHVGKEVLIVGVYVDDLLVTGSNTVQIKEFKEQMAKSFDMSDMGKLTYYLGIEVSKEILNKDEEGMPVDSTNFKSMIGGLRYLVQTRPDLPYSAGIVSRFMERPTLMHQNAVKRILRYVKGTMDLGLVYTKDEKNNVVIGYSDSDLQEMWRTGKENGFLVLVLLVIYVPRYGMMYKLKLFYRIFSASIESQRELVSDFFAPSAKRRWCFSQCKNRPKQAAPFAQVGAIKFYLGRGSVNCKQKPGWGY